The following proteins are co-located in the Camelina sativa cultivar DH55 unplaced genomic scaffold, Cs unpScaffold00599, whole genome shotgun sequence genome:
- the LOC104773640 gene encoding putative F-box/FBD/LRR-repeat protein At2g05300, translating into MACSKGLSERLKEDRISQLPDLLICHILNHLRTHEVVRTSVLSSRWRSLWLSVPSLELARWKFPDFISFMSFGDRFFHSDRATCIQNVELSLDRNDASYLASWIDALTKRKIQRLSVERGFYHKMPLSLYVCETLVHLRLQWVTFVSAEFVFLPCLKTMYLNSVRYHKEATLERLVSSCPVLEDLDIFTFGGEANILRVHSQSLKRLTLVRRFSFDPTTGILIDAPQLGYLSIDDDLSESLVITNMDANCKLVLVFRSISFDEASLASQIINRFHSFLPGISKVRDMIIDLAAFKLICEYLKTKPLPRFGYMTRLHVTLCCSPLECLLTFLESFPNLKSLSLVFDYDKRSAPDETNQIIFSPVPECLLSSLEFVDFRIKTWERLVAMRLGRYFLENSAILKNLTLLTSHSRLQKSAFKELLKMPRGSTECEVVLDW; encoded by the exons ATGGCTTGTTCCAAAGGGTTGAGTGAGAGATTGAAGGAAGATAGGATAAGCCAGTTACCTGATCTTTTGATCTGTCACATACTCAATCATCTTCGGACTCATGAAGTTGTTAGGACAAGCGTTTTGTCTTCCAGATGGAGAAGTCTATGGCTTTCGGTTCCTAGCTTAGAATTGGCACGTTGGAAATTCCCAGATTTCATCTCCTTTATGAGTTTTGGCGACAGGTTTTTCCATTCCGATAGGGCTACATGCATACAAAATGTGGAGTTATCTCTTGATAGAAATGATGCATCTTATCTCGCATCATGGATCGACGCCTTAACTAAACGCAAAATCCAACGTCTATCTGTTGAGAGGGGTTTTTATCATAAGATGCCACTAAGCCTTTACGTCTGTGAGACACTTGTACACTTGCGACTCCAATGGGTCACCTTTGTCAGTGCGGAGTTTGTTTTCTTACCTTGTCTGAAAACTATGTACTTGAATTCTGTTCGGTATCATAAGGAGGCCACTCTTGAGAGACTTGTCTCATCCTGCCCTGTCTTGGAGGACCTAGATATTTTCACTTTTGGGGGTGAAGCAAATATCTTACGGGTGCACTCTCAGTCACTGAAGAGACTCACTTTAGTACGTCGTTTTTCTTTCGATCCTACTACGGGAATTTTGATTGATGCTCCTCAACTAGGCTATTTGAGCATCGATGATGACTTATCAGAAAGCCTTGTAATAACCAATATGGATGCCAATTGCAAGTTAGTTCTTGTCTTTCGATCGATTAGTTTTGATGAAGCAAGTCTTGCATCACAGATTATAAATAGATTCCATAGTTTTCTCCCCGGGATTTCTAAAGTCAGGGATATGATCATAGATTTAGCCGCtttcaag CTCATCTGTGAATACTTGAAGACAAAACCATTGCCTCGGTTTGGTTACATGACCCGTCTGCATGTAACTCTATGCTGTTCCCCTTTGGAATGTTTACTAACCTTTCTTGAGAGCTTCCCAAACTTGAAATCCCTGAGCTTG GTATTCGATTATGACAAAAGATCGGCTCCTGATGAGACGaatcaaatcatattttcaCCTGTGCCTGAGTGTTTGCTATCTTCTCTGGAATTTGTTGATTTCAGAATCAAAACCTGGGAACGTCTTGTAGCTATGAGGCTAGGAAGGTACTTCCTAGAGAATTCGGCAATACTCAAGAATCTCACTCTATTGACTAGTCATTCAAGATTACAAAAGTCTGCTTTCAAGGAACTCCTTAAAATGCCAAGAGGCTCTACCGAATGTGAAGTCGTCCTTGACTGGTAA
- the LOC104773636 gene encoding glucan endo-1,3-beta-glucosidase-like → MSSQLLTLLFILSAAVIYHIPVVTCIEPWCVALPGTTPEQLEANIKFACDIVDCSPIQYGGYCYYPNTLLDHASFVMDIYYQSHGRTFNACDFNHSGYLIYSDPSQGTCIH, encoded by the coding sequence ATGTCTTCCCAACTTTTGACGCTCCTCTTCATCCTATCTGCGGCTGTGATCTACCACATCCCCGTTGTGACTTGTATTGAACCATGGTGTGTGGCGTTGCCTGGAACCACACCAGAGCAGTTAGAAGCAAACATTAAATTTGCTTGCGACATAGTCGATTGTTCACCGATCCAATACGGTGGATATTGTTATTACCCTAATACTTTACTAGACCATGCGTCGTTTGTCATGGATATTTACTACCAGAGCCATGGTCGCACTTTTAATGCTTGTGACTTTAATCATTCCGGCTACCTTATTTATTCCGACCCAAGTCAGGGCACATGTATCCATTGa